The genomic interval CGCCCGATCGCCGACCCGGCGTTCCGTGCCCCGGCGTCATGTCGGGGCACGCCTCCCGCGGGGCCCGTCAACTCTCGCCCCGCTCGGCCCGGTTCGCCGTCGTTCCTGGTCACAGCCGCGCGCCGGGCACCGACCGGGGGCCGCTGCCGCCGCGGACCGCCGTCCCGGCGAGCCTTCGGACGGCCACCCCGGGCGCGTACCGGTTCCCCTGGCGCCCACCCCCTCCCGGGGTGTCCCGCCACGCCGGCCGAAGGGACGAAGCGGTGCGATTCGCCCATCCCCCTTAAGGGGGCGACTGGCTGGTCTTGGGGGGTCCCCGGGCTCCGCGGAACCCGTGGTTCGCAGCAGGCCCGGGTCCGCAGCGGCTTCTTCGGCGCCGACAAGCTCGGCTTCCCCGCCAGCCGCGCCGACACGCCGACACGCCGCGTTCGCTGGAACCCTCACCGTCGACGCTCTACTCGAGCGCGGCGTCCGGGCCGGGGACGTCCTTGCGTGTCCTTCGGGAATCTCGGCAAGCGGGGAGCGCAGCGCGGCAACGCCATCGAGGCCGAGATCCTCGGCAAGCCGGTCGGCTACCAGGCGGGCCTCGCCCGGGTTGAGTGAGGAAGCCTTGGCGGACGAGGTGTCCGAGGCGTTTGCGGGTGACGTTGACGGTCGCCTCGTCGGCGGGCATGCCGAGGAGATCGTGCAGTTCACGGGCTGACGCGACGAAGGCGCTTACTCGGCGGGCTCGCGATTGTAGAGCTTCTTGGCCCATAGGTAGCCGCCCAGAGTGATCAGGACGCACCAACCGGTGGCCAGGAGTGCGCTGTTGTCGATCGGTGTGCCCATCAGCAGCCCGCGCAGGGTCTCGATGAACGGGGCGATCCTCTACCAGAACCGGACGGGCTGCCAGTGGCGCGGTCCGGCGACAACGAGATCAGCAAGGACGAGTTCGCCCGCTCCCTGCGCGATGTGCTGAGGCCCGACGCCCCCGAGGCGATGGACATGTTCGCCCAGCTGGACGCCGACGGAGACGGCACCATCTCACGCCACGAGTTCATCCGCGCGGTCCATGAGCACGACCTCTCCAGCGACCCCAACGCACCCGGCAGTCTGTTCTTCGGACACATCTGACCCCCTCGCCAGCAGGGCCGGCCCGTCGAGCGCCGCATCCGCCTCGCTCCAGCCCCCCCTGCCGGACCGCCGCGGTGCGGCATCGGCGGACTCCGGTTCACCAGCACGCCATGCCGGGAAGTTATTGCTCGCGGACATCGACCACGGCCGCAGCCCGCTGCTCAGGGCGCGTCTGCGAACAGCTGCACAGGTCGCCAGTGACCAGGGGAGACGACATGACGAAACGCCTGCTCGCGCCGCACGAAGCGGCCATCGCCGCAGCGGGGGTCCGGGTCGTACTGCACAGCGACATCAAGGGCGATGTGGACGAGACGGTCCTGACCCAGGCACTGGACCGGCTGCACGAGTGCTACCCCCTGCTCGGCGGAAGGATCGTCACCGAAGCCGACAACGGTCTGATGGTGCGGATCGACGCAACAACCACAGGACCTGAGCTCACCCGCGGCACCCACTTCGACGAGGAGATCAGCACCCCGCTGGCCTGGGACCGCACATCGCTGCTGAGGCTGAGGGTGCTGCCAGGACGCGGCGGGTCCCGGGTGGTGATGACGTTGCCGCGCGCCTTCGTCGACGCCACGTGCTACCTGGCAGTGCACGCACGCCTGTGGGCCCTCTACAGTGCACTGGCCACCGGGCGACCGGTGCCCGTGGAGCGCGTCGAGCCCGTGCTCGCCCCGGCGCTGGACGATGTCCTCAGCGCCCGCTTCACCGACAACCAGCTGCGCGAATTCGTCGCCGAACGCGCCCGGCTGGACGCCCAGGCCGCTCCCGCACTGCTGCCCGCCCTCGCCGCCGTCCACAACGGACCCGGCCCCAACCTGAGTTTCGGCATCACCGCCGTCGAAGCCGGTTCCGACCACTGCGAGCGGCTGGCCCAGCGCGCCAAGGACGCCTCGCTCACCCTCAACGCCCTGGTGTCGGGCATCCTGCTGACCAGCCTGCGCTCCGTCCTTCCCGCCCCGGACGGCCCGGTGCGGATGCTGTGCACGACCGCGGTGGACATGCGCCGCAGGCTCTCCCCGCTGCTGCCCGCCAAGGTCCTGCAGTCGGCGGCGACCACCACCTCCATCCGGCTGGACATCGACGAGCACGCCCACCCGGTCGAGGTCGGACACGATCTGAACGCCCTGCTCCGGGCCGACTTGGACAGTGGCGCCGCCGCGATGGAACTGGCCGCCTTCCCCTACATGCTCGACCAGCACCCACCCACCCTGGTCATCACCAACGTGGGAAGCATCACCGGACCGGACCTGCCGAACGGGCTCGAGATCACCAACGTGCGCATCGCCCCGCTCGGCCACGTACCGATGCTCTTCGCCGTCGTCAGCCGCTACCAGGGCCGCCTGGCAGTCGACCTGACGTACAGCAGAGCCTGGTACACCGACACCCAGATCCAGGAACTCGCCGATCGCGTATCTGACGCACTGGTGCACGTGACCCGGTAGCGGCTGCGGACCCCGCAGAATACGGCGGCCCCAGCGACGGCCGCGCACAGACAGCGGATTCCGAACCATGGGTCTGAGGCGGTAGGTGGGTGCAGTGGGACGATGTTGTCGGGAGCCTGAGCAGGTACCACCGTGTGGGGGCGAGCCGCATGAGCGCCGTGACCGTTGTGACCTTGGCGCGGTGGCTCGGACATTCCTCGCCAGCGATCACTCTTGGTTACTATGCTCACTTCATGCCGGAGGCCGGCAGCAAGGGGCGCGGCACCATCGACGGTCTGCTTGGGGAGGGCGGGCATCGGCTCGCCGGCCGAAACTCGCCAGATTCTCCCCAGCGGCCGTCGACCGGCGATTTCCGCCTCTGCGCCCCGCAGTGGCCCTCCGTTGATGGTAAGGCTGAAGAGATGGGTGGCCTGGGAAAGTGTTGCAAGAAGTCGTAGCGACCCGCTATGTCACGCCCCTGCGGGAGGGTGGATCACTCCCCGGGATCGTCGAGGCCGACGACCTGGGCACGTACGTCATGAAGTTCACCGGGGCGGGACAGGGCCGCAAGACGCTCGTCGCGGAGATCATCTGCGGGGAACTCGGCCGTCGGCTGGGGCTGCGGGTGCCGGAGCTGGTGACCATGGAGCTCGACCCCGTCATCGGACTCGCCGAGCCCGACGAGGAGGTGCAGGAGCTGCTCCGCGCGAGCGGCGGACTGAACCTCGGGATGGACTACCTGCCGGGCTCCTTCGGGTTCGATCCGCTCGCCTACGAGGTGGGGGCGGCCGAGGCCGGGCGGATCGTCTGGTTCGACGCGCTGATCAACAACGTCGACCGCTCCTGGCGCAACCCGAACCTGCTCGTCTGGCACGGCGACGTCTGGCTCATCGACCACGGCGCGACCATGATCTGGCACCACAACTGGCCCGGCGCCCAGGCCTCCGCCGGCAAGCCGTACAACGCCTCGGACCATGTCCTGGCGCCCTTCGGGCCGGACGTCGCGGCCGCGGCCGCCGAGCTCGCCCCGCTGGTCACCGAGGAGCTGCTCACCGAGGTGGCCGCCGATGTGCCGGACGTCTGGCTGGCCGACGAGCCCGGTTTCGCCTCCGCCGACGAGGTGCGCCGGGCCTACATCGCACCGCTGCTCGCGCGGGCCGCCGACGTCCA from Streptomyces sp. CA-278952 carries:
- a CDS encoding phthiocerol/phthiodiolone dimycocerosyl transferase family protein, with the protein product MTKRLLAPHEAAIAAAGVRVVLHSDIKGDVDETVLTQALDRLHECYPLLGGRIVTEADNGLMVRIDATTTGPELTRGTHFDEEISTPLAWDRTSLLRLRVLPGRGGSRVVMTLPRAFVDATCYLAVHARLWALYSALATGRPVPVERVEPVLAPALDDVLSARFTDNQLREFVAERARLDAQAAPALLPALAAVHNGPGPNLSFGITAVEAGSDHCERLAQRAKDASLTLNALVSGILLTSLRSVLPAPDGPVRMLCTTAVDMRRRLSPLLPAKVLQSAATTTSIRLDIDEHAHPVEVGHDLNALLRADLDSGAAAMELAAFPYMLDQHPPTLVITNVGSITGPDLPNGLEITNVRIAPLGHVPMLFAVVSRYQGRLAVDLTYSRAWYTDTQIQELADRVSDALVHVTR
- a CDS encoding HipA family kinase, translated to MLQEVVATRYVTPLREGGSLPGIVEADDLGTYVMKFTGAGQGRKTLVAEIICGELGRRLGLRVPELVTMELDPVIGLAEPDEEVQELLRASGGLNLGMDYLPGSFGFDPLAYEVGAAEAGRIVWFDALINNVDRSWRNPNLLVWHGDVWLIDHGATMIWHHNWPGAQASAGKPYNASDHVLAPFGPDVAAAAAELAPLVTEELLTEVAADVPDVWLADEPGFASADEVRRAYIAPLLARAADVHERITLDAPASTRPSQVPGWLTERLPPRPKRAADDRAAASARTGEEGGR